The nucleotide sequence ATACCAGAACAGATTATTCCTATTCCCTTGCTCATAAAGAGATCGTATCAGCGTAGCCTTGTACCCTGCATGTATTCGAACAGATATATACCACCCAGAATCTTACAAAGGCAGCAAAAAGTGTCCGACGCACTCATGTCTCACGCCATGTTCAACTGTCAAAGCACAGCATCAGCACACCCCATGAAACCCTCtcaatccccaaccccatccctcaccaacctaACCCCACCGCCCATGAAACCCAAGCTAAACCCCTTCCTCGGACTCCccttgcccaccaccacctccttcttcggGCTGGCATCCAtaaccccaactccctccctAATCCTCTTGGGACTTTCTTGTTGTGGTGTCGTTTCCTGtgccctcaaccccctcctcctctccacctccaccaccaaccccttcagGTACACCTCCGCCTGCACAGTAGCACTGTACGCCTCGGCCGTCCACAGCCAAACATTGGTCCTTCTCGGATCCGCCCCCGCCGCCAGTAACGTCCTTAATACCAACAAATTCCCATTACTACTCGCAAAATGCAACGCGGTATTCCCATCCAAATCAGCGTTTCTCAACGCACTCTCCGCTCCACCAGGCGCGTACGTTAGCAGCAACTGAACAACTGTGTCGTGTCCATGTAGTGAAGCTTCCATGATTGCGTCCCGCCCTCGTATATCCTGCCTGACGATACCCGCTGGGTGGAATTCGCATAGGCAGTGGACTACTTCTGTGTGGCCGGCGGCAGAAGCGAGCATGAGTGGTGTTTGATGGTTGTCATTCAGTGATGGTGTGATGTTATCGTCGTCATCGGTGGGGTTGTTATCGGCTGTTCTGGTTCGTTCGTGGCCGAGGGATATCAGCAATCGACATATTTGTAGATGGCCCAGTGAGGCggcgaggtggaggttggagTTGGACAGGCCGAAGCGCTCGTCTGGGtcggggttgtggaggaggcgagggtgggATTTGAGGATGCGggcgacgaggaggtggTCATTGGAGCGGATTGCTcggcggaggcggatggAGGGGTCGATCCTGGAGTTGAGGAGCTGTTAGTGGTGACTAGAGTTCAAAAtggtgggtggggaggggcaaGAAGGTGTTAACATGAGAGACAAGGACAGGAAAGGGCACGTACATGGTCAGCTCGCGCTTTGGGCGTGGGCAGCTGTGGTGAATTGATGATCGTGGAGAGAGTCAGTGCgatggttggtggggatggagtGACGTCGCAGATCGTGGCCCAAGCCTGGAACACAGCGCTTGGGCTTCCGCGCCGTCAAGTCCGAAATGCGGGGTGGCGCAGGTACCCCGCCATTAGCCTACGCATGATCCCTGCAAGTTCAGCCctaccacaacaacaagagacaacagcaacgacaTCAAGTGGTAGGTGGTATCATGTGCGACGAGGGCGGAATAAACTATTTCTATAGGTATACCATGGGCCTATACTTGGGCATCGATATAGTTCAGGCTACTTCCACCAGCGAGAGAACCGGGTAGTTAACCCGAGTCGGTGCATCCcgtccaccaccaacgacaaCCACCCAATCATCATGAACCACACAATCACATATGCCAGCCTGAACCACTTGCGACTCGTAACAGACAGGCCCTCATCGATCAAGGCTCGACCATCCCTCTCTGCTCTTTCCATGCTCGGCGTCCACCAGAACGGTCCACGGACTTGAACCATGAAGGCCGCAACGAGGAGCAGCACACACCGAACAGCCAGTATGAATCTCAATTGCTTCCCGGTCATCCTGGCCCGCCGAGCCCCGGGCTTGCCGTTTCTGCCGACTGCCGCATCGATGTTGACCAGCTCATGAAAGCCCAGGAAGATAATCGTTGCGAAACCCTAACCAACTGTTAGTGAAGAACCACACCGTGTTTCATTGAAATACGAGCCGCCTCACTAATAGCAATCCCCAAATCAGCAACCCAACCGGGTCATCCAAATGGTTTCCAACCTGTGAACGGTCTCCAAACACTTTCAAGGTAGCAGCCACGAGAGCATACCCAGATGCAAGTGTGACGAACTCTATCCCGTCCACCAGCCTGTCCTATTTCTCGGTGCCGGGGATGTATGACTGGATGATTGGTTTGACTTTGTCGAACTTGGCTTTGGGGCGTTGACGGGGCTGAAACTCCACGATGAAGTTTCCGGGGTTGTGTTCGTAGGGTTGTCCAAAGTCTGCTAGTGGAATTGGGTCTTCCAGAGCCATGGGGGGATTAGCGCTGCTTAGGgtgctggcgatggtgggttgggagtCCATGATCAGTGAAGAATTATAGCGAGTGACAGGATCAAAGGATCAGGGGATGCAAGGATGATATCACAGTAACGGGTTGGAGTATTTCACCGTACCTGCACATTACTTTCCGTTCGAACATCCGCGAAGCGTGGCTCTGGTGGCTGAACATGAACATGTGGCTGCCGTTCACAACCCACCTCGCGGTCACATGGCTTTGGCTTCGATCCGCATCCACACTTCAAACTCTTCTTTCGAGGCCACATATTTGAgcacttcttttcttcttttccaaTCGCACTTGCGAGGTGTCCTCTCTCATGTTGTCGCAAACTAACAGTTTTCCATTCACCACATCATTCGAAAATATGTCGTCCTCGCCAGCGCAGTTTTCCAAGCCCCCAACTGAGCTTCGATTGAAAATTTATCGAGCAGTATGGGAGTCCAGAACGGTTGTCCTCCCATACGGTAAGCAAACAACACCTCCGATCACATTCTCCATCAACTATGAGGCGCGCCAGGAGACGCTCAAGCACTAGCACCGCTATACCTGAAGTTCCTCAGAGCAAACCCCAATCCTGACTGGAGACTTTTTGCCTTCCCAATATACCGCCGTGGCTTTTTTCAGTCAACAACAGGACATTGTCTCCGTCGCCAATCCCAAGATGTCTTTCCCGGAACCACACGATTAACGAGACGTGCGACTGGAATTTCCGACACTAAATCAGCCATGCCTCCGCATCACTCTAACCTAGTACGCCGATCTTGAATTGCTGCACAACCTTCAATCACTCATTTCCACCGTCGACTTCCGGCCATTCATAGCGAGCGACCCCAACCCTTCGCTCTAGATCTTTCGCCAGGGCTCGCATACATACATGCCTTTCGGCAACGAATACCTGCCTTTGGGGTACTATGTACTACCAAGTAACTTGCCATTTTGTGGACGAACTAAGTTGGGGCTTGGGATCGGAGCTGGGTGCTTAGCATATAGGGGGCCTTGATTACCTCCGGCTTTATTGCGATGATGTAAAGGAT is from Podospora pseudopauciseta strain CBS 411.78 chromosome 5 map unlocalized CBS411.78m_5.2, whole genome shotgun sequence and encodes:
- the AVO2 gene encoding Target of rapamycin complex 2 subunit avo2 (COG:S; EggNog:ENOG503P2K8) gives rise to the protein MDSQPTIASTLSSANPPMALEDPIPLADFGQPYEHNPGNFIVEFQPRQRPKAKFDKGFATIIFLGFHELVNIDAAVGRNGKPGARRARMTGKQLRFILAVRCVLLLVAAFMVQVRGPFWWTPSMERAERDGRALIDEGLSVTSRKWFRLAYVIVWFMMIGWLSLVVDGMHRLGIDPSIRLRRAIRSNDHLLVARILKSHPRLLHNPDPDERFGLSNSNLHLAASLGHLQICRLLISLGHERTRTADNNPTDDDDNITPSLNDNHQTPLMLASAAGHTEVVHCLCEFHPAGIVRQDIRGRDAIMEASLHGHDTVVQLLLTYAPGGAESALRNADLDGNTALHFASSNGNLLVLRTLLAAGADPRRTNVWLWTAEAYSATVQAEVYLKGLVVEVERRRGLRAQETTPQQESPKRIREGVGVMDASPKKEVVVGKGSPRKGFSLGFMGGGVRLVRDGVGD